A window from Kribbella jejuensis encodes these proteins:
- a CDS encoding MFS transporter, translating into MWPLYAAGFTTAFGAHAVAASLGGMSSDAVRSLMTLGALLALYDGAEVLLKPVFGTISDRIGARPVLLLGLVGFAVASSTYVIADRPGWLWVARLGQGAAASAFSPAASTLVARLNPSAKHGRAFGSYGFYKSIGYTAGPLLGGGIVWLGGFRLLFGVMTVLAAAVALWALLAVPVVPPLPRTRQTVLDLARRITDPAFLRPTAALAAATAALSVGVGFLPVTGASDGLGTIATGAAVSLLAATAAVVQPRSGRALDAGKLTTRTGIAVGLGLAAAGFVCAALPGVAFLLIAAALIGAGTGVITPLGFAALAASTPPERLGQTMGTAELGRELGDAGGPLLVAAVASIAVLDAGYVVLAVLLAVGLLILRPARKLNRV; encoded by the coding sequence ATGTGGCCGCTCTACGCGGCGGGGTTCACTACCGCGTTCGGTGCGCACGCTGTCGCGGCCAGCCTCGGCGGGATGTCGTCCGACGCCGTCAGGTCGCTGATGACGCTCGGTGCCCTGCTCGCGCTGTACGACGGCGCGGAGGTGCTGCTGAAACCTGTCTTCGGCACTATCTCCGACCGGATCGGCGCACGCCCGGTGCTGCTGCTCGGGCTGGTCGGCTTTGCCGTTGCCTCGAGCACCTATGTGATCGCGGACCGGCCCGGCTGGTTGTGGGTCGCGCGACTCGGCCAGGGCGCCGCGGCGTCCGCCTTCTCCCCCGCCGCGTCGACACTCGTCGCCCGGCTCAATCCGTCGGCGAAGCACGGACGCGCGTTCGGCAGCTACGGGTTCTACAAGAGCATCGGATACACCGCCGGGCCGTTGCTCGGTGGCGGGATCGTCTGGCTCGGCGGGTTCCGGTTGCTGTTCGGCGTGATGACCGTGCTCGCGGCGGCCGTCGCGTTGTGGGCGCTGCTTGCCGTACCGGTCGTACCGCCGCTGCCGCGCACCCGTCAGACGGTGCTGGATCTCGCGCGGCGAATCACTGACCCAGCGTTCCTCCGGCCGACCGCCGCGCTCGCCGCCGCGACAGCCGCCTTGTCGGTCGGCGTGGGCTTCCTGCCCGTCACGGGGGCCTCGGACGGCCTCGGGACGATCGCCACCGGCGCTGCCGTTTCATTGCTCGCGGCAACAGCCGCCGTGGTCCAGCCACGCTCCGGGCGGGCGCTCGACGCCGGGAAGCTGACGACACGGACCGGCATCGCGGTGGGCCTCGGCCTGGCGGCAGCCGGCTTCGTCTGCGCGGCGCTGCCCGGCGTCGCGTTCCTGTTGATCGCCGCTGCGCTGATCGGTGCCGGTACGGGCGTGATCACACCACTCGGGTTCGCTGCCCTGGCAGCGAGCACTCCCCCGGAACGTCTCGGCCAGACGATGGGCACCGCCGAACTGGGTCGCGAACTCGGCGACGCAGGCGGCCCGCTCCTCGTCGCCGCCGTCGCGTCGATCGCAGTACTCGACGCCGGCTACGTCGTACTCGCCGTGCTCCTGGCGGTCGGGCTGCTCATACTGCGTCCCGCACGGAAGCTGAACAGGGTCTGA